One region of Epilithonimonas zeae genomic DNA includes:
- a CDS encoding acyl-CoA thioesterase: MQKSKKPIDSLTVMTNIVLPNETNSLRNLFGGELLSRMDRAASISATRHCERRVVTASVNHVSFNHPIPEGGIVVLESKVSRAFSTSMEVYVDVWLDDPINQTKIHTNEGIYTFVAVDEFNRPIPIPNIEPETEDEVKRFDAALRRKELSLILSGRMKPTDSVELKKLFAGEIEI; the protein is encoded by the coding sequence ATGCAAAAATCCAAAAAACCAATAGATAGCCTTACGGTAATGACGAATATTGTCTTACCCAACGAAACCAATTCATTAAGAAATCTTTTCGGAGGCGAACTATTGTCAAGAATGGACAGAGCGGCTTCTATATCAGCAACAAGACATTGTGAAAGAAGAGTTGTAACAGCTTCTGTGAATCACGTTTCTTTTAATCATCCGATTCCTGAAGGTGGAATTGTAGTTTTGGAATCCAAAGTTTCCAGAGCATTTTCTACATCGATGGAAGTTTACGTGGATGTTTGGTTGGATGACCCGATTAATCAGACAAAAATTCATACCAACGAAGGGATTTATACTTTTGTTGCGGTAGACGAATTCAATCGCCCGATTCCGATTCCTAATATAGAGCCGGAAACAGAAGACGAGGTGAAACGTTTTGATGCAGCACTTAGAAGAAAAGAATTGTCCCTGATTCTTTCCGGAAGAATGAAACCAACAGATTCTGTAGAATTGAAAAAATTGTTTGCAGGAGAAATCGAAATATAA
- a CDS encoding 2-hydroxyacid dehydrogenase, producing MRILLLDTNHPLIEQQLSEKGFVFDADYTSSYDEVMEKIQNYEGIIIRSRIPLDKNFLTKASHLKFIARVGAGMENIDIETADNLGIKLINSPEGNRDSVAEHVVGMLLILMNRLFIASNEVKNGIWKREENRGDELLGKIFGIIGYGNMGKATAKRLSGFGVEVVFYDILPNLSDEFAKQVSLNELQKRADILSLHIPLTDETNYLIDEDFISKMEKNFYFVNTARGKNLKTKALVQAIESGKVLGACLDVLEYEKSSFENLETENQDLKYLLDSEKVIVTPHIGGWTHQSKEKLAQVIVDKILANFKN from the coding sequence ATGAGAATCTTATTATTAGACACCAACCATCCATTGATAGAGCAACAACTTTCTGAGAAAGGTTTTGTTTTCGATGCAGATTATACTTCCAGTTATGATGAGGTTATGGAAAAAATCCAGAATTATGAAGGAATTATCATCCGAAGCCGAATTCCATTGGACAAGAACTTTTTGACCAAAGCTTCTCATCTTAAGTTCATTGCCAGAGTGGGAGCCGGAATGGAAAATATCGATATTGAAACGGCTGACAATTTGGGAATCAAGTTGATTAATTCGCCGGAAGGAAACCGAGATTCTGTTGCTGAACACGTTGTTGGAATGTTGTTAATTCTAATGAACCGATTATTCATCGCTTCCAACGAAGTCAAAAACGGAATTTGGAAACGCGAAGAGAATCGTGGTGATGAATTGCTAGGAAAAATATTCGGAATCATTGGTTACGGAAATATGGGAAAAGCCACGGCGAAAAGACTTTCAGGTTTTGGTGTTGAGGTTGTTTTCTATGATATTTTGCCTAATCTTTCCGATGAATTTGCAAAGCAGGTTTCTTTGAATGAACTTCAAAAAAGAGCTGATATTTTAAGTCTTCATATTCCTTTGACGGACGAAACTAATTATTTGATTGATGAAGATTTTATTTCTAAAATGGAAAAGAATTTTTATTTCGTCAATACAGCTCGTGGGAAAAATTTAAAAACTAAAGCTTTAGTACAAGCCATTGAATCGGGTAAGGTTTTAGGTGCTTGTCTGGATGTTTTGGAGTATGAAAAGTCTTCTTTTGAAAACTTGGAAACAGAAAATCAGGATTTGAAGTATTTGTTAGACTCTGAAAAAGTGATTGTTACCCCGCATATTGGCGGCTGGACGCATCAGAGCAAAGAAAAATTGGCTCAGGTAATTGTTGATAAAATTCTTGCAAATTTTAAAAATTAA